The following coding sequences are from one Anguilla anguilla isolate fAngAng1 chromosome 12, fAngAng1.pri, whole genome shotgun sequence window:
- the LOC118210022 gene encoding cytochrome c oxidase subunit 7A2, mitochondrial — translation MRHLQNLQQLAVRAFSTTTRQMRNKVPEHQRLFQADNGLPVHVKGGTVDVLLYRFTMTITIAGTAYSLYSLLTACLPKHK, via the exons ATGAGACACTTACAG AACCTTCAGCAGCTCGCGGTCCGTGCCTTCAGCACGACGACCAGGCAGATGAGGAACAAGGTACCAGAGCACCAGAGGTTATTCCAG GCGGACAACGGCCTGCCTGTTCACGTCAAGGGAGGGACTGTTGATGTCCTTCTTTACCGCTTCACCATGACGATCACTATTGCAG gaacAGCATACTCCTTGTACTCTCTTCTTACTGCCTGCCTCCCCAAGCATAAgtag